One region of Corallococcus silvisoli genomic DNA includes:
- a CDS encoding ATP-grasp domain-containing protein: protein MDIAVVTYAGMPQLYPLDAPLVPALRALGMNAQPVIWDDPAVDWSRFGAAVVRNAWDSHLRREEFIAWADRVGAVTRLFNPAEVLTWNTHKGYLKTLEARGLPLTPTVWVAPGGTLDVAAVARERGWDAVVLKPAVAAGGLKVFIFRREQWHDASAKVEELAKEGDVMVQPYLTAFETEGERSYIFFNGDFSHAVRRPPTLASAPRGFAEPTGFTPDNAEEREIAHTVMEASGGRRLLYARVDMATDNAGKPRLQEVEVTEPCLFLTLDAGAPERMARAVIARL, encoded by the coding sequence TTGGACATCGCCGTCGTCACCTACGCAGGTATGCCGCAGCTGTATCCACTGGACGCGCCGCTGGTGCCCGCGCTGCGGGCGCTGGGCATGAACGCGCAGCCGGTCATCTGGGACGACCCGGCGGTGGACTGGAGCCGCTTTGGCGCGGCGGTGGTGCGCAACGCCTGGGACAGCCACCTGCGCCGGGAGGAGTTCATCGCGTGGGCGGACCGCGTGGGCGCCGTCACGCGGCTCTTCAACCCGGCGGAGGTGCTGACCTGGAACACGCACAAGGGCTACCTGAAGACGCTGGAGGCGCGGGGGCTGCCCCTGACGCCCACCGTCTGGGTGGCGCCCGGGGGCACGCTGGACGTGGCGGCGGTGGCGCGGGAGCGCGGCTGGGACGCGGTGGTGCTCAAGCCCGCGGTGGCCGCCGGCGGGCTCAAGGTCTTCATCTTCCGGCGCGAGCAGTGGCACGACGCCAGCGCGAAGGTGGAGGAGCTGGCGAAGGAGGGGGATGTGATGGTGCAGCCCTACCTCACCGCTTTCGAGACCGAGGGCGAGCGCTCCTACATCTTCTTCAACGGCGACTTCAGCCACGCGGTGCGCCGCCCGCCCACGCTCGCATCCGCGCCGCGGGGGTTCGCGGAGCCGACGGGCTTCACTCCGGACAACGCGGAGGAGCGGGAGATCGCGCACACCGTGATGGAGGCGTCGGGGGGAAGGCGGCTGTTGTACGCGCGCGTGGACATGGCCACGGACAACGCGGGGAAGCCCCGGTTGCAGGAGGTGGAGGTGACGGAGCCCTGCCTCTTCCTGACGCTCGACGCGGGCGCGCCGGAGCGGATGGCGAGGGCAGTCATCGCCCGCTTGTAG
- a CDS encoding serine/threonine-protein kinase: MITRNPSSAVSRFLDTHLRRDAQARELSVARFMSLLSGLCVVVAAALGPSMGWDLTLALMGLAAVLAGYYACMWWVLRSGAFHPAIPWLNVFIEVSIPAVVLTFDLRYQGPVYALTAPTLVIWGTLVTLAGLRSNPRLGLAAGALVAAEYLALYFGFVRPLLPEQPLITLAPLFICVRAFFFVATGALTATLARHFLERTRSALAALREQEVMGKYVLHERLGAGGMAEVYRATYSPEGGFEKQVALKRILPSFADDAAFVTLFRREAELCSSLYHPNIVQVFDLGRHGGTYFLAMEYVDGLPLSGVLKPQGRKPLPLSAATFLAAELASALDYLHRRTSADGEPLRLVHRDLNPPNILVSRIGEVKLSDFGIARDAARAHLTVAGSVRGKLGYMAPEQAMGQDIDGRADLFALGLTLHEALTGRRALSGDSEEMLLRAAVDQEVVPPSRLNPAVPLALDMIVMSLLQKDPQRRTPNGAALRQQLLALEGPAAPFPHGQAELGRVAREAKELARQLLQETDETVVRDVPAVRSA, from the coding sequence ATGATTACCCGGAATCCATCCAGCGCCGTGTCGCGCTTCCTGGACACGCACCTGCGCCGCGACGCCCAGGCGCGAGAGCTGTCGGTGGCGCGCTTCATGAGCCTGCTGTCCGGCCTCTGCGTGGTGGTGGCGGCGGCGCTGGGCCCGTCGATGGGCTGGGATCTGACGTTGGCGCTGATGGGCCTCGCGGCGGTGCTGGCGGGCTACTACGCGTGCATGTGGTGGGTGCTGCGCTCGGGCGCGTTCCACCCGGCCATCCCGTGGCTCAACGTCTTCATCGAGGTGAGCATCCCCGCGGTGGTGCTCACGTTCGACCTGCGCTACCAGGGCCCCGTCTACGCCCTCACGGCGCCCACGCTGGTCATCTGGGGCACGCTGGTGACGCTGGCGGGCCTGCGCAGCAACCCGCGGCTGGGGCTGGCGGCGGGCGCGCTGGTGGCGGCGGAGTACCTGGCGCTCTACTTCGGCTTCGTGCGGCCGCTGCTGCCGGAGCAGCCGCTCATCACGCTGGCGCCGCTGTTCATCTGCGTGCGCGCGTTCTTCTTCGTGGCCACCGGGGCGCTGACGGCGACGCTGGCGCGGCACTTCCTGGAGCGCACGCGGAGCGCGCTCGCGGCGCTGCGCGAGCAGGAGGTGATGGGCAAGTACGTGCTGCACGAGCGGCTGGGCGCGGGCGGCATGGCGGAGGTGTACCGGGCCACGTACTCGCCGGAGGGTGGCTTCGAGAAGCAGGTCGCCTTGAAGCGCATCCTGCCGTCGTTCGCGGACGACGCGGCCTTCGTGACCTTGTTCCGCCGCGAGGCGGAGCTGTGCTCGTCGCTGTACCACCCCAACATCGTCCAGGTGTTCGACCTGGGCCGTCACGGTGGCACCTACTTCCTGGCGATGGAGTACGTGGATGGCCTGCCGCTCAGCGGCGTGCTCAAGCCCCAGGGACGCAAGCCGCTGCCCCTGTCCGCCGCGACGTTCCTGGCCGCGGAGCTGGCGTCCGCGCTGGACTACCTTCACCGCCGCACGAGCGCGGACGGAGAGCCGCTGCGGCTGGTCCACCGGGACCTCAACCCGCCCAACATCCTGGTGTCGCGCATTGGCGAGGTGAAGCTGTCGGACTTCGGCATCGCGCGCGACGCGGCCCGCGCCCACCTCACCGTGGCCGGCAGCGTGCGTGGGAAGCTGGGCTACATGGCGCCCGAGCAGGCCATGGGCCAGGACATCGACGGTCGCGCGGACCTCTTCGCGTTGGGGCTCACGCTGCACGAGGCCCTCACGGGGCGGCGCGCGCTGAGCGGCGATTCGGAGGAGATGCTGCTGCGCGCGGCGGTGGATCAGGAGGTCGTGCCGCCCTCGCGGCTCAACCCCGCGGTGCCGCTGGCCCTGGACATGATCGTCATGTCGCTCCTTCAAAAGGACCCGCAGCGGCGCACGCCCAACGGCGCGGCGCTGCGCCAGCAGCTGCTGGCGCTGGAGGGCCCCGCGGCCCCCTTCCCTCATGGACAGGCGGAGCTGGGGCGGGTGGCGCGCGAGGCGAAGGAGCTGGCGCGGCAGCTCCTTCAGGAGACCGACGAGACGGTCGTCCGCGACGTGCCAGCGGTGCGCTCGGCCTGA
- a CDS encoding thrombospondin type 3 repeat-containing protein: MRSSPRLLLAALGAVLLLANACGSSEPEVPNKVVCGDGKKEGSEQCDDGNTINGDGCESNCTITPTTPGGKCGDGVKDANEACDDGNTVSGDGCEADCTVTPTQNTQCWSTPPAPLADGATCAVTKVGTAGKLFTGVVLKDGETLTGGQVLVNAQGVITCAACDCSQAAGAAEATAVLCPTGVISPGLINPHDHITYPGSPLASTSTERYEHRHEWRTGANSHTRLSNGSNTKADAIRWSELRQVMSGTTSIAGAGGQLGFLRNLDVSTVAQQEGLAGGYADSDTFPLGDSSGTLLTEGCSYSGFPSSVTLTSRVSAYLPHIAEGIATTALNEFRCLSTGSGNVLFPRSAIIHGVGLTAREISEMAAHGTGLIWSPRSNISLYGDTAMVTAFKRVGVNIALGTDWIRSGSMNLLRELRCADHLNATRYANTFTDEDLWRMVTSNAADAVDFYARVGRIAPNKVADLAIYRLGTHAASPFRAVIAAEPQDVVLTMRGGKPLYGDQALVDGLKGTDVCDALAVCGTQKAACVKSEIGKTLAEFQGSTDTQGLYPLFACGTPTNEPTCEPARNAVNTSFPAAAVNGSTVYSGVASAQDADADGIPDSVDNCPTIFNPVRPMDNGRQLDTDGDGVGDACDPCPLEAGTTSCVAFRGDDDDHDGVPTWRDNCPFVANADQKDTDGDGKGDVCDGCPTDANACSVADPTDFDYDGVLTPLDNCPLVANPDQKDTDGDGVGDACDACPAASPAGGVCNTTVYDVKATPSFGNTSLIGTKVAVDDVVVTAVDAKADRGYWVQVANYPAGKGAENSGLFIYSLKSAVAVGDNIRVEGTLKDYFGLLEVTDGTVTKHSGGNAPPAPVVVRTEAIRTGGPKAKALEGALVEVRDVFNTRLENSNREFIVDENKSGNPASSGLMVDDQAYSYPTQVLGTEYTALRGVLTFNFSAHKLVPRSAADMVVPLPPVPALTAFTSGGFVRVGGTQALPQPATVTMASAYPVDVTVNITSSAPTALVAANGQVVIPAGQTSAAVTLSALAQASAVELTATLGTSSQRTTLRVLGTNEAASPTGLTPQTVAVAPGGTARFTVTFDRPVPAGTTLAPVATPSGFGAFTLQPVVTDALTATFDLTVDEASTGSGTVTVAGLSATVNVATDVPRLVGLTPSTATVNAGAQQAYTVTLDAAPSAPVQVLLALAPDAASTPFGALSATTVTVAAGATTATVTFTAAADGEGTGTVSASLNGITRTASLTVLPPPAKLASVTPGTVTVTTGKEQVFTVTLDRKASVGGAAVSVAFAPAAQGSLSASTVTVPEGQTTATVTFTASQATGSGQLTATYAGVTKQATVTVALPQGHVVISEIAGQGLTVNADDFIELYNPTEGDVDITGWKLLYRTASTTSSTVNFSVLATLPNATIKAHGYYLVAGSSYSTTTVPADYTWGGTDISGSTGNVRLGTADVTLDPVVMTGVVDTVGYGTGRTVVEGAAAPAPPGKGGSVERKARASSTVASMLPGGADEFAGNGQDSDNNAADFLPRTERQPQNSQSPLEMP; this comes from the coding sequence ATGCGCAGCTCACCCCGTTTATTGCTGGCCGCCCTAGGCGCGGTCCTTCTCTTGGCCAATGCCTGTGGTTCCAGCGAACCCGAAGTTCCCAACAAGGTGGTCTGCGGGGACGGGAAGAAGGAGGGCAGCGAGCAATGTGACGATGGCAACACCATCAACGGCGACGGCTGCGAGTCGAACTGCACCATCACGCCCACGACGCCGGGTGGGAAGTGCGGCGACGGCGTCAAGGACGCCAACGAGGCCTGTGACGACGGCAACACGGTGAGCGGCGACGGGTGCGAGGCGGACTGTACCGTCACGCCCACGCAGAATACCCAGTGTTGGTCCACGCCTCCCGCGCCGCTCGCGGACGGCGCCACCTGCGCCGTCACCAAGGTGGGCACGGCGGGCAAGCTCTTCACCGGCGTGGTGCTCAAGGACGGTGAGACGCTGACGGGCGGCCAGGTGCTGGTGAACGCCCAGGGCGTCATCACCTGCGCCGCGTGCGACTGTTCGCAGGCGGCCGGCGCCGCGGAGGCGACCGCGGTGCTGTGCCCCACGGGCGTCATCTCCCCGGGCCTCATCAACCCGCACGACCACATCACCTACCCGGGCTCTCCGCTGGCGAGCACCAGCACGGAGCGCTACGAGCACCGCCACGAGTGGCGCACGGGCGCCAACAGCCACACGCGCCTGAGCAACGGCTCCAATACCAAGGCGGATGCGATCCGCTGGTCGGAGCTGCGCCAGGTGATGTCGGGCACCACGTCCATCGCGGGCGCGGGCGGTCAGCTGGGCTTCCTGCGCAACCTGGACGTGTCCACCGTCGCGCAGCAGGAGGGGCTGGCTGGGGGGTACGCGGACTCGGACACCTTCCCGCTGGGTGACAGCAGCGGCACCCTGTTGACGGAGGGGTGCTCCTACAGCGGCTTCCCGTCGTCGGTGACGCTCACGTCGCGCGTGTCCGCGTACCTGCCGCACATCGCGGAGGGCATCGCGACCACGGCGCTCAACGAGTTCCGCTGCCTGTCCACGGGCTCCGGCAACGTGCTGTTCCCGCGCTCGGCCATCATCCACGGCGTGGGCCTCACCGCCCGGGAGATCTCGGAGATGGCGGCCCACGGCACCGGGCTCATCTGGTCGCCGCGCTCCAACATCTCGCTGTACGGCGACACGGCCATGGTGACGGCGTTCAAGCGGGTGGGCGTGAACATCGCCCTGGGCACGGACTGGATCCGCTCCGGCTCCATGAACCTCCTGCGCGAGCTGCGCTGCGCGGACCACCTCAACGCCACGCGGTACGCCAACACCTTCACCGACGAGGACCTGTGGCGCATGGTGACGTCCAACGCGGCGGACGCGGTGGACTTCTACGCGCGCGTGGGCCGCATCGCGCCGAACAAGGTGGCGGACCTGGCCATCTACCGGCTGGGGACCCACGCCGCCTCGCCGTTCCGCGCGGTCATCGCCGCGGAGCCGCAGGACGTGGTGCTGACGATGCGCGGCGGCAAGCCGCTCTACGGTGACCAGGCGCTGGTGGACGGCCTCAAGGGCACGGACGTCTGTGACGCGCTGGCGGTGTGCGGCACCCAGAAGGCCGCGTGCGTGAAGTCGGAGATCGGCAAGACGCTGGCGGAGTTCCAGGGCTCCACGGACACCCAGGGCCTCTACCCGCTGTTCGCGTGCGGTACGCCCACGAACGAGCCCACGTGCGAGCCCGCGCGCAACGCGGTGAACACGAGCTTCCCGGCCGCCGCCGTCAACGGCTCCACCGTCTATTCGGGCGTGGCGAGCGCGCAGGACGCGGACGCGGACGGCATCCCGGACTCCGTCGACAACTGCCCCACCATCTTCAACCCCGTGCGTCCCATGGACAACGGGCGGCAGCTGGACACGGACGGCGACGGCGTGGGCGACGCGTGCGACCCGTGCCCCCTGGAGGCGGGGACCACCTCGTGCGTGGCCTTCCGCGGCGATGACGACGACCACGACGGCGTGCCCACGTGGCGCGACAACTGCCCGTTCGTGGCCAACGCGGACCAGAAGGACACCGACGGCGACGGCAAGGGCGACGTGTGCGACGGCTGCCCGACGGACGCGAACGCGTGCTCGGTCGCGGACCCGACCGACTTCGACTACGACGGCGTGCTCACCCCCCTGGACAACTGCCCGCTGGTGGCCAACCCGGACCAGAAGGACACGGACGGCGACGGCGTGGGTGACGCGTGCGACGCGTGCCCCGCGGCCAGCCCCGCCGGTGGCGTGTGCAACACCACCGTCTACGACGTGAAGGCGACGCCGTCCTTCGGCAACACGTCGCTCATCGGCACCAAGGTGGCCGTGGACGACGTGGTGGTGACCGCCGTGGACGCGAAGGCGGACCGTGGCTACTGGGTGCAGGTGGCCAACTACCCGGCGGGCAAGGGGGCGGAGAACTCCGGCCTCTTCATCTACTCGCTCAAGTCCGCCGTGGCGGTGGGTGACAACATCCGCGTCGAAGGCACGCTGAAGGACTACTTCGGCCTGCTGGAGGTGACGGACGGCACGGTGACGAAGCACAGCGGTGGCAACGCGCCGCCCGCCCCAGTGGTAGTGCGCACGGAGGCCATCCGCACCGGCGGCCCCAAGGCGAAGGCCCTGGAGGGCGCGCTGGTGGAGGTGCGCGACGTCTTCAACACGCGGCTGGAGAACAGCAACCGCGAGTTCATCGTCGACGAGAACAAGTCCGGCAACCCGGCGTCCTCGGGCCTGATGGTGGATGACCAGGCCTACAGCTACCCCACGCAGGTGCTGGGCACCGAGTACACCGCGCTGCGCGGCGTGCTGACGTTCAACTTCAGCGCCCACAAGCTGGTGCCCCGGAGCGCGGCGGACATGGTCGTTCCGCTGCCGCCCGTGCCGGCGCTGACGGCGTTCACGTCCGGCGGCTTCGTGCGCGTGGGCGGCACCCAGGCCCTCCCGCAGCCCGCCACGGTGACGATGGCTTCCGCCTACCCGGTGGATGTCACCGTGAACATCACGTCCAGCGCCCCGACGGCGCTGGTCGCGGCGAACGGGCAGGTGGTGATTCCCGCTGGCCAGACGAGCGCGGCCGTGACGCTGAGCGCGCTGGCGCAGGCGTCCGCGGTGGAGCTCACCGCGACGCTGGGCACGTCCTCCCAGAGGACCACGCTGCGCGTGCTGGGCACGAACGAGGCGGCGTCCCCCACGGGCCTCACGCCCCAGACGGTGGCCGTGGCCCCGGGCGGCACGGCGCGCTTCACCGTGACGTTCGACCGGCCCGTGCCGGCGGGCACGACGCTGGCCCCGGTGGCGACGCCGTCGGGCTTTGGCGCCTTCACGCTCCAGCCGGTGGTCACGGACGCGCTCACGGCCACCTTCGACCTCACCGTGGATGAGGCCAGCACCGGCTCTGGCACGGTGACGGTGGCCGGCCTGAGCGCCACCGTGAACGTCGCCACGGACGTGCCCCGGCTGGTGGGGCTCACCCCGTCCACCGCGACGGTGAACGCGGGCGCGCAGCAGGCGTACACCGTGACGCTGGACGCCGCTCCGTCGGCCCCGGTGCAGGTGCTGCTGGCGCTGGCCCCGGACGCGGCGAGCACGCCCTTCGGCGCGCTGTCGGCCACGACGGTGACGGTGGCCGCGGGTGCCACGACCGCGACGGTGACGTTCACCGCCGCGGCGGATGGAGAGGGGACGGGCACGGTGTCCGCCTCGCTCAACGGCATCACCCGCACGGCGTCGCTGACCGTGCTGCCGCCGCCCGCGAAGCTCGCCAGCGTCACGCCGGGCACGGTGACGGTGACGACGGGCAAGGAGCAGGTGTTCACCGTGACGCTGGACCGCAAGGCCTCGGTGGGCGGCGCGGCCGTGTCGGTGGCGTTCGCTCCCGCGGCGCAGGGTTCGCTGTCGGCCTCGACGGTGACGGTGCCGGAGGGTCAGACGACCGCCACGGTGACCTTCACCGCCTCGCAGGCGACGGGCAGCGGGCAGCTCACCGCGACCTACGCGGGCGTGACGAAGCAGGCGACCGTCACGGTCGCCTTGCCGCAGGGTCACGTGGTCATCAGTGAGATCGCCGGCCAGGGTCTGACGGTGAACGCGGACGACTTCATCGAGCTGTACAACCCGACCGAGGGCGACGTCGACATCACGGGCTGGAAGCTGCTCTACCGCACCGCGAGCACCACCAGCTCCACGGTGAACTTCTCGGTGCTGGCCACGCTGCCGAACGCGACCATCAAGGCGCACGGCTACTACCTGGTCGCGGGCAGCAGCTACTCCACGACGACGGTGCCCGCGGACTACACCTGGGGCGGCACGGACATCTCCGGCTCCACGGGCAACGTCCGCCTGGGCACGGCGGACGTGACGCTGGACCCCGTGGTCATGACCGGCGTGGTCGACACGGTGGGGTACGGCACGGGCCGCACCGTGGTGGAAGGGGCCGCGGCTCCGGCGCCCCCTGGCAAGGGCGGCAGCGTGGAGCGCAAGGCGCGGGCCTCCTCCACCGTCGCGAGCATGCTCCCGGGCGGCGCGGATGAGTTCGCGGGCAACGGCCAGGACTCGGACAACAACGCGGCGGACTTCCTGCCGCGCACCGAGCGCCAGCCGCAGAACTCGCAGAGCCCCCTGGAGATGCCGTAG
- a CDS encoding TetR/AcrR family transcriptional regulator, producing the protein MGKEPAKREIKQERAARTRVEILEAAITLFARRGYLSTTMSDLAKAIRMTPGALYWHFPTKEDLLLAAIDELHQRYLAEFAPLLAERRHLSGREQLVFVVSRTSQFLRYHREYGIFFGMLSAESADSNDRVAETLREKIAVYVQVLAGMIRYGQKRQEFRAEVDPLHMAHTMMGGYLGILLHHNLFRAIVNYDPLMASLDQILSGGLHVRGPLG; encoded by the coding sequence ATGGGCAAGGAACCAGCGAAGCGCGAAATCAAGCAGGAGCGGGCCGCTCGGACCCGAGTCGAGATCCTGGAGGCGGCCATCACGCTGTTCGCCCGGCGGGGCTACCTGTCGACGACGATGTCGGACCTGGCGAAGGCCATCCGGATGACGCCTGGCGCGCTGTACTGGCACTTTCCCACCAAGGAGGACCTGCTGCTGGCGGCCATCGACGAGCTGCACCAGCGCTACCTGGCGGAGTTCGCGCCGCTGCTCGCCGAGCGCCGCCACCTGTCCGGCCGGGAGCAGCTGGTGTTCGTCGTCTCGCGCACGTCGCAGTTCCTGCGCTACCACCGCGAGTACGGCATCTTCTTCGGGATGCTGTCCGCGGAGTCCGCGGACTCCAACGACCGGGTGGCGGAGACGCTGCGAGAGAAGATCGCCGTCTACGTGCAGGTGCTGGCGGGGATGATCCGCTACGGCCAGAAGCGGCAGGAGTTCCGCGCGGAGGTGGATCCGCTGCACATGGCCCACACGATGATGGGCGGCTACCTGGGCATCCTGCTGCACCACAACCTGTTCCGCGCCATCGTGAACTACGACCCGCTGATGGCGTCGTTGGATCAAATCCTCTCCGGCGGCTTGCACGTGCGAGGACCGCTGGGCTAG
- a CDS encoding metallophosphoesterase: MVESPLRIILFILLVSVAAVAVHIYLYRRLFRDTSTHPAWRRGGRVLLAALCLPLLLSWVVTRVAPSAFIVAVFAWTWMGVAVYLLLALAAVGGARWLVARTRGQRGVPASLATAPSATPSLADLSVTVPPPAAPPVDEERRRFLARATAGGAVLAAGGLTGYGMWSAFHPPVVNEIAVRLPGLPKALDGFTLVHLSDIHVGPIIQRRFMDELVSRCNALKPDLVAITGDLVDGTVSDLRHSVAALQNLQARAGTHFITGNHEYYWNASAWSDALTGLGISVLRNRRVSIGDAGGAFDLVGVDDWSMRHGPQGYNLDAALAGRAPDRAAVLLAHQPSNWDVAAKAGMGLQLSGHTHGGQFFPFTLAVSAIWKHAAGLFQEGDRHLYVSRGTGFWGPPLRVAAPSEIVKVTLLA, from the coding sequence ATGGTGGAAAGCCCGTTGCGCATCATCCTGTTCATCCTCCTGGTCAGCGTCGCGGCGGTCGCCGTCCACATCTACCTCTACCGGCGGCTCTTCCGTGACACGTCCACGCACCCCGCGTGGCGGCGGGGGGGCCGGGTGCTGCTGGCGGCGCTGTGCCTGCCGCTGCTGCTGTCCTGGGTGGTGACGCGCGTGGCGCCCTCCGCGTTCATCGTCGCGGTGTTCGCGTGGACGTGGATGGGCGTGGCCGTGTACCTGCTGCTCGCGCTGGCGGCGGTGGGCGGCGCGCGCTGGCTCGTCGCGCGCACCCGGGGCCAGCGCGGCGTCCCCGCCTCCCTCGCGACCGCCCCTTCGGCGACGCCGTCCCTGGCCGACCTGTCCGTCACCGTGCCGCCCCCCGCCGCGCCTCCCGTGGATGAGGAGCGACGGCGGTTCCTCGCGCGGGCCACCGCGGGCGGCGCGGTGCTCGCGGCTGGCGGGCTGACGGGCTACGGCATGTGGAGCGCCTTCCATCCGCCGGTGGTCAACGAGATCGCGGTGCGGCTGCCCGGCCTGCCCAAGGCGCTGGATGGCTTCACCCTCGTCCACCTGAGCGACATCCACGTGGGCCCCATCATCCAGCGCCGCTTCATGGACGAGCTGGTGTCGCGCTGCAACGCGCTCAAGCCAGACCTCGTCGCCATCACCGGCGACCTGGTGGACGGCACGGTGAGCGACCTGCGCCACTCCGTCGCGGCGCTCCAGAACCTCCAGGCGCGCGCGGGCACGCACTTCATCACCGGCAATCACGAGTACTACTGGAACGCGAGCGCCTGGTCGGACGCGCTCACCGGCCTGGGCATCAGCGTGCTGCGCAACCGCCGCGTGTCCATTGGTGACGCGGGCGGCGCGTTCGACCTGGTGGGCGTGGACGACTGGTCCATGCGCCACGGCCCCCAGGGCTACAACCTGGACGCCGCGCTCGCCGGACGCGCGCCGGACCGCGCCGCGGTGCTGCTCGCGCACCAGCCCTCCAACTGGGATGTCGCGGCCAAGGCGGGCATGGGGTTGCAGCTGTCCGGACACACCCACGGCGGGCAGTTCTTCCCCTTCACGCTCGCCGTCTCCGCCATCTGGAAGCACGCCGCCGGCCTCTTCCAGGAGGGCGACCGCCACCTCTACGTCAGCCGCGGCACGGGCTTCTGGGGCCCGCCTCTGCGCGTCGCCGCACCGTCCGAAATCGTTAAGGTGACGCTTCTGGCGTGA
- a CDS encoding DUSAM domain-containing protein, giving the protein MTTNDGPDWDPIRALARQVLRDGAPLELTDDVRDLLRRTAHEVALGGADVNTQAGALATLRECSRRITEGSNRLGDALHRMYDHRRKGDYDSARQEMRDVLAVEVVPLYLDIAQGQLEAMADEP; this is encoded by the coding sequence ATGACGACGAACGATGGTCCCGACTGGGACCCGATACGTGCCCTGGCGCGGCAAGTCCTCCGTGATGGCGCTCCACTCGAACTCACGGACGACGTGCGCGACCTGCTGCGACGCACGGCACACGAGGTCGCGCTTGGCGGCGCCGACGTGAACACGCAGGCCGGTGCACTGGCGACGCTGCGTGAGTGCTCGCGGCGCATCACCGAAGGGTCCAACCGATTGGGAGACGCCCTGCACCGGATGTACGACCACCGCAGGAAAGGCGACTACGACAGCGCGCGCCAAGAAATGCGCGATGTGCTCGCTGTTGAAGTCGTCCCCCTCTACCTCGATATCGCCCAGGGACAGCTTGAAGCCATGGCCGACGAACCGTGA
- a CDS encoding alpha/beta hydrolase-fold protein has protein sequence MDDIRTLEARARREGTPLIDGDTATFVWKGSRPVFLQGDFQDWRGTPLPLERVGRGLWVRSLALPEDAYVEYALLDAKGRRLRDPFNARHSDNGFGDVNACFWMPKGEATALGQRVRGVPRGRVTRHQVETHQWAVGRKRAVALYAPPVPGPVPLLVVLDGDDYLRRVQLPTLVDNLIAQGRMRPVAMAFVSNGGPARAVEYTCSEATVGFLEQHVLSLARERLSLLDTRRTPGVHAVLGASLGGLMALYTAQRLPHVFGHVLSQSGAFSIDGNDMVVFDLARRTGQPPLHVWMDCGRFEALVDGNQRLPPLLQATGHRVTYEAYSGGHNYPAWQSHLSRGLEEIFPPAG, from the coding sequence ATGGATGACATCCGGACGCTGGAAGCCCGCGCGCGCCGCGAGGGCACACCGCTCATCGACGGAGACACCGCCACCTTCGTGTGGAAGGGCTCCCGGCCCGTCTTCCTCCAAGGGGACTTCCAGGACTGGCGCGGCACGCCCCTGCCGCTGGAGCGCGTGGGCCGGGGCCTGTGGGTGCGCTCCCTGGCGCTGCCCGAGGACGCCTATGTCGAGTACGCGCTCCTGGATGCGAAGGGCCGCCGCCTGCGCGACCCCTTCAACGCGCGCCACTCCGACAACGGCTTCGGCGACGTCAACGCCTGCTTCTGGATGCCGAAGGGAGAGGCCACCGCGCTGGGCCAGCGCGTGCGCGGCGTGCCCCGGGGCCGAGTGACGCGGCACCAGGTGGAGACGCATCAGTGGGCCGTGGGCCGCAAGCGCGCGGTGGCCCTCTACGCGCCGCCCGTGCCCGGGCCCGTGCCCCTGCTGGTGGTGCTGGACGGCGACGACTACCTGCGGCGCGTCCAGCTGCCCACGCTGGTGGACAACCTGATCGCCCAGGGGCGCATGCGCCCGGTGGCCATGGCCTTCGTGTCCAACGGCGGCCCGGCACGCGCCGTCGAGTACACGTGCAGCGAGGCCACCGTGGGCTTCCTGGAGCAGCACGTGCTGTCGCTGGCGCGCGAGCGGCTGTCCCTGCTGGACACCCGGCGCACCCCCGGCGTGCACGCGGTGCTGGGCGCCTCCCTGGGCGGGCTGATGGCCCTCTACACCGCTCAGCGCCTGCCCCACGTCTTCGGCCACGTGCTGTCCCAGTCCGGCGCCTTCTCCATCGACGGCAATGACATGGTCGTCTTCGACCTGGCCCGGCGCACCGGTCAGCCGCCCCTCCATGTCTGGATGGACTGCGGCCGCTTCGAGGCCCTGGTGGACGGCAACCAGCGCCTGCCGCCCCTCCTCCAGGCCACCGGCCACCGCGTCACGTACGAGGCCTACAGCGGGGGCCATAATTACCCGGCCTGGCAGTCCCACCTCTCCCGCGGCCTGGAAGAAATCTTCCCACCCGCCGGGTGA